One Megalops cyprinoides isolate fMegCyp1 chromosome 4, fMegCyp1.pri, whole genome shotgun sequence genomic window carries:
- the LOC118776851 gene encoding N-acetylglucosamine-6-sulfatase-like gives MASSGVRDTRRKGRQRRDMCGAVLFTLLLCVLRCAEGDNPSNIVVILTDDQDVELGGMTPMKKARSLIGDAGAYFTNAFTVAPLCCPSRSSILTGRYPHNHGVRNNSLTGNCSSPAWQKGPESLAFPVYLNKQLYQTFYGGKYLNQYGKKEAGEVSYIPPGWDQWHALVGDSKYYNYSLSVNGKEEQHGDRHDQDYLTDLIANRSLEFLDKRSPQRPFFVMLAPPAAHSPWTAAPEYEGAFNNTTAPRDGSFNKPGKDKHWLLRQPLNPMSPNSIKFLDDAFRKRWQTLLSVDDLVEKVVKKLMDLQVLNNTYIFYTSDHGYHTGQFSLPIGKRHLYECDIRVPLMVRGPGIKPNQTLRAPVLNIDLAPTFLDIAGFNLSTVNMDGQSFLHHMAPSLRNGTTRPYFLVEHTGEGHSDSDPACPKLGPGLSHCFPDCICEDAFNNTYACVRMLTDKNLQYCEFADSESFVEVYDLTSDPHQMENILKKVDPTLLQTMNQRLIKLQSCEGSTCWNTKY, from the exons ATGGCAAGCTCAGGGGTGAGAGACACACGGAGGAAAGGACGACAGAGACGGGACATGTGTGGCGCGGTGTTGTTCACGCTGCTTCTCTGCGTGCTCAGGTGCGCTGAGGGCGATAATCCGAGTAACATCGTGGTCATTCTCACCGACGACCAGGACGTGGAGCTTGGGGGAATG ACCCCGATGAAGAAGGCCAGATCCCTGATAGGTGATGCTGGTGCTTACTTCACCAATGcg TTCACAGTGGCACCCCTGTGCTGTCCGAGTCGGAGCAGCATCCTCACCGGAAGGTACCCCCACAACCACGGGGTCCGTAACAACTCCCTGACAGGCAACTGCAGCAGCCCGGCCTGGCAGAAGGGCCCAGAGAGCCTGGCCTTTCCTGTCTACCTCAACAAGCAACTGTACCAGACATTCTATGGGGGGAAATACCTCAACCAG tatggaaagaaagaggcaggagaggtGAGCTACATCCCTCCTGGCTGGGACCAGTGGCATGCGTTG GTGGGGGACTCCAAGTATTACAACTACAGCCTGTCAGTGAATGGCAAGGAAGAGCAACATGGTGATCGCCATGACCAGGACTACCTGACAGATCTCATT GCAAACAGATCTTTGGAGTTCCTGGACAAACGGAGCCCCCAGCGCCCATTTTTTGTCATGCTGGCTCCCCCTGCGGCCCATTCACCCTGGACAGCAGCTCCTGAATATGAGGGTGCCTTCAATAACACAACAGCTCCCCGTGATGGTAGCTTCAATAAGCCAGGCAAG GATAAACACTGGCTTCTGCGGCAGCCCCTCAACCCCATGTCACCTAATTCCATCAAGTTCCTGGACGATGCTTTTCGCAAGAG GTGGCAGACTCTGCTATCTGTGGATGATTTGGTGGAGAAGGTGGTGAAGAAACTGATGGACCTGCAAGTGCTGAACAACACATATATCTTCTACACCTCTGACCATGGCTACCATACTG GCCAGTTCTCCCTCCCCATTGGCAAGAGGCATCTGTACGAGTGTGACATTCGTGTCCCACTCATGGTGCGCGGGCCAGGGATCAAACCCAACCAGACCCTGcgg GCTCCTGTATTGAATATTGACCTGGCTCCCACCTTCCTGGATATCGCTGGGTTCAATCTGTCCACAGTGAACATGGATGGACAGTCTTTCCTGCACCATATG GCCCCTTCTCTGCGCAATGGTACAACTCGTCCGTATTTTCTGGTGGAACACACAGGGGAGGGACACTCCGATTCCGATCCAGCTTGTCCTAAATTGGGCCCAGGCCTGTCT CACTGCTTCCCAGACTGCATTTGTGAAGATGCCTTTAATAACACATATGCCTGTGTGCGTATGCTGACTGACAAGAACTTGCAGTACTGTGAATTTGCAGACAGTGAG TCCTTTGTGGAAGTCTATgatctgacctctgacccgcatcaaatggaaaacatattgAAGAAGGTTGATCCTACCCTCCTGCAGACTATGAACCAAAGGCTGATCAAGCTGCAGTCATGTGAGGGAAGCACCTGCTGGAACACCAAATATTAG